In Mucilaginibacter sp. KACC 22063, the genomic stretch CGGGATGTTAATATATCCCTGGGCATCGGTTGTGCCTTTACCCTTGTCCATTACGTCGCCGTTGGTCTCCACCCGCCAGTCAACACGCTTATTGGCGAGCACTGTACCATCGGTGTTGCGGTATAATACACGCGCATTCAGCTTTGCTGCTTTATCGCTTGCATCGCCAGAGAACTGGATGTTTGTATTGATCTCTTTATTTAATCCGCTGCCGATGGTAATTACCTTTTCAAAAGCATAATTCTGTTTAAAGTTCAGCATCCAGGTGGTGTAAGCCCTCACACGATAATTACCCTGGCTGTAATTTGTACTATTGAGTGTGATGTTGCCATAACCCACCGCATTGTTGATAGGTATTTTCTGTGTTTCCACTACAGAATCGCGGGCATTGATCATTTCCACATTCAACACCCTGCTAAGCCCCGAAGGCTGGTGGATATCCAGGGTTAAATAAGCCTTAAACCAAATGGTGTCGCCCACGGCATAATACGGCTTATCAAAATGCAGATAAACTTTTTCAATGGGGTGTCCGTCATTAGTTTTAACGGCCTTTTCGATAATGGCATTCAGGCTTACGCTGTCGCGCTGGGCAAAACCAGACAAGTGTGCAGACAGCAAAAGAATCAGCAGGTAAAAAAATCTTTTCAAAAGTTTTAATATTATAACGCTTAATTAACGGCTAAATGTCAGCAAACAATATGGCTGCAACAAGCTATTTAACAATTTATAACTAAAGCAATAATAGCGTTTATGCGCTTGCGCTTAAAGAACATACAAATATGTTACTAAATCTTTACGATGGGGTGAAGCTGTTACAGCTTTCGTCTACACATATCAGGCTTTGGTCTATTCTATTAGCTACAGAAAAAAGCCTGCATTACCTTTACACTTTCCTCCGGGACAAAAAATAAACAAAACGCTCCTAAAGGTTTTCTGGGCCCTTTGTACTTTAAACTGGGCCGGTCTTTTTAAACGAAGGCCGGCTTTTTAAATAAGAAAGGAGCCAGTGGCTCCCTTAATTCAATATCTTTCTTCTTTACCTATTGGCAAATCCCGCCTCGACCATTCGCTCCATGAGCCTACATATAATTTGGCGCCCTTGATACCCGCCTGCTCTAATGCCAGCAAAGTATGGCAAGCCGTTACGCCCGAGCCACAATGTACAATTACATCTTCGGGTTTTACATTGCCAAAAATTTCTTCATAAGCCGTTTTCAATGCATCTGCAGAACGGTAAGTATTATTTTTCTCCAGGTTTGATGCATAAGGTACGTTAACTGCGCCTGGTATATGCCCGGCTATTAAGTCCAGCGGTTCTGTACGGCCAAGGTAACGCGCGTTTTCACGTACGTCAATTACTAACCGCGAAGGATCATGCGCTGCCTTAGTTACATCTTCAATATCAACTGTACCCGTAAACGCGGCAGGAACAGGGTAAGCATCCACCTGTTTCGGGGTAACAGCATCAGTACTTAATGTTACGCCAAAATCAATGGCTGCCTGTAAACCACCATCAAGTACCTGTACAACCTCATGCCCAACTGATTTCAGCATCCACCACAATCGTGCTGCACTATTGGCCCCGGCTTTATCGTCATACACAATTACATGCGTTTGCTGCGTAATACCTAACCTTGTTAACAAGGCTGCAAAATCAGCGGTTGATGGCAAAGGATGGCGCCCACCCTGTGATGCATCCTGAACTTTGGCTGCCAGGTCTTTATCAAGATCGGCAAACACGGCATCCTGTATATGTCCTTGCAGGTAACGCTCGTAAGCATCGGCGCCTCCGCGTGCATCAACAATTACAGTTAATTGCGGATCTGACAATAGCAATTCTTGTATTTTTATCAATGGAGACATGGTGTTCTGTGAATTGGTGAACAGTCAAATATATTAAAGCAGCTATTAGCTTTATAAAATTTTTATGTTTTTGACTTAATACCAACCTTAATTAAGCAGATATTTGCCGGATATGAATAAACTGATAGCATCATGGTTTGGTGTAGGCTACATAAAAGGCGGCGGTACCATTGCTGCCGCAATAACCTGTGTGCTGGTTTATTTTTTTTGGCAGGTGACTGCCGGACAAAACATCTGGCTGTTTTTAGCAATAACAATAATCATTAATGCTATAGGTATATACGTTGGTAACCAGGTTGAGCCTTTTTGGGGGAAAGACAGCTACCGCGTAGTAATTGACGAAGTGGGTGGCATGCTGGTCACTTTGTTGTTTATCCACCCCAATACTTATGCACTTATTGGCGGCTTCGTACTGTTCCGCTTTTTTGATATGGTAAAACCATTATATATCCGTAAAATGGAAAACCTGCCAGCAGGTACAGGTGTAATGATGGATGATATACTGGCAGGCGTTTACTCCAACATCGTTTTGCAGGTATTACTGGTTATTTTCAAATAAGAAAGGCAACTGTTAAGCTGCCTTTATCTGTAATTTATGCTTTGGTGACCGGAACATTCAGGTATACCATTACCTCATCAGGGGTACCCATCCTTGTAATGTTAAAATCTTTCGGAATTACTTTCAGTTCGCCTTTGAACACACCATCGTTGCCTTTATCATCAAACGTAAAATGGATTGCTGCTGGTTTTGTAGTGCCTCTTAAAGTAAGCTTGCCAGTGGCTATATAGCCATTACCGCTTTTAGTAACTGATGTAGATACAAACTTAATGAGCGGGTTTTCGTCAGCGCCCAGAGCATCCTTAGCGTGATTTGTTTTGATAAAGAAACCTGTAGCCAGGGTAGTAGCATCAATAGAGGCTGATAATTTGGCCTGTTCCGGATGATCTTTATCAAACACGATGTCAGTTTTCAAACCTTTAATTGTCCCTTTGATATTACCCCCTACAAACCTAACTTCATAATCATCCCCCTTAACTTTCCATGCCCCTGCAAAGTAGGCAAAGGCGGTTGATACCGTAATTAATGTTGCCAGCAAGGCATAGCTAAATTTTTTCATAATACAGATTAACTTGATGAGCTTATATTTAAGTTGTTTATTATAACACGGCTGCTACACTGTGCAGGTTGCCACACGCAAAAAATTATCTAAAGTAGCTTAGATCAATTATGTTTCAAATAGCTTAAAATGTTTTTTAAAGATATTCGTCAATAAAAATATGTATTCCATTTTATTAGCCTTTCACTCACTTGTACGCTGGTTTGTTTTAATTAGCCTGTTATTTACTATCTGGCGCGCTTACCGCGGATGGCTTGGCAATAAACCGTTCACCCTGTCAGACAATCGCACAAGGGTTGTCACCGCTACTATTGCGCATATTCAACTTGTTTTAGGCATATGGTTATATTTCATTAGCCCGGTAGTATCCTATTTTCTGCATAATTTTTCGAGTGCTGTACATCAGAGGCAGATCAGGTTCTTCGGGATGGAGCATGTAACCATGATGCTGACGGCCATAATTATTATCACATTAGGTTCCGCTAAAGCCAAGCGTGCAACGGATGATAAAGAAAAGTTCAGGATTATGGCCGTATGGTTTACCATAAGCCTTGTTATTATCCTCAGCTCAATACCGTGGTCGTTTTCACCGTTGACCAGTAGGCCAAATTTCCGCCCGTTTTAATTAAGGCGTGGTTAAAGTCCACTTTGGTAAATAACCAGTCTGGCTGTTATACGCAACTTTATAAAATGTAATTCCTTTTGTCAGTACCCTTACTTTGGCTTGAGCAGGTAAGGTAGCTACCACTGCCGACATATAATCGGCTGTTTCATGCAGATAAACATCACCTGCCAAACTCGACTTTAAATGTGTAATGTAAGTGGTATCGGGCTGTGGTTTATGAACCGCCTGTACAATAACCGGCTTAATAGCAGTTGGTGCTGGCGTTGTATTTTGCACCGCCGCTATTGCTTTCTGTACAGGTACCTGAAGCGCAACTGCTGGTTTGCTGATTACATTTTGAACCGGCTTTTGATTTGCCGGCATTATGGCCATCCCATGTTTCTTTTTACGATGCTTAAATTTTTTATGTGGAGTAGCAGTTGAAGTAATGGGCTGTATAATTTGTACCGGGGTCTCCTTATGCTGATTGATTTGCTTTAATACATAAAAACCAAACAGGCCGGTAAACCCTACCAGCGCAATAGTGGTTAGTAAATTTAAATGCCGCGTTCTGAAAAATAATAATTGCCTTTTCTGGCTCCGTTTCAGGGCAGCATCATAACGGCGGCGCTTTACCGGGTCGCTTAAAATTTCGTATGCTTCGCTGATCTCCTGAAAATGGCTTTGCAAAAAGTAATCGTCGTTTGCGTTGAACCTGCCCGCAAGCTTATAGTATGCTTCGTTCAGTTCATTTGCAGTACAGTTATTCCTTGTTCCCAAAATGTAGTAGAAATCTTTCATACCATAATCACCCGTCTATTTTAACTTATTTGATCGGGTATTTTAATTATAGTTTAAAACTGCTGTGAATTATTTCTGAGTGACATAATCTATCTATTTTATTTGGACTTATTCTAAATAAAAATAACTTTGCAAAAAATTCCCGGTGAATGTCGCTAAACTTTGCACCGGGTTTTAATAAACGATCCTTCAACCATTCATTGAAACAAAAGTATGTTTTTCACAGTTATCGGGCTCCCGAAGCCTGCTAAAACTTCACAAAAAAAATTAAACATCAGGCTTATTAAACTTTTTACATTCTTTTTAACGCTTACATTTTTTACCTCAAACGCATTTGCCGATGACGATGCCAAAGGTGGTACGATAAAGGGTACCGTAAAAACATCTGACGGTAAGCCCGCCGAGTTTGTAAACATCACCATTAAAGAAACCAACCAGGGCGCTGCTGCCGGTCAGAACGGGCATTACACCATCAGGAACATTGCCCCGGGTACTTATACAGTAACTGCAAGCTTTGTAGGCCTGCAAACACAAACCCGTCAGGTAACTATTTCGCAAAAAGAGACCATCACTTTAGACTTTGTTTTAACCGAAGACCGGAAGCAACTACAAGAGGTTTATGTGCAAGGCGCTAAAACTAACAAATTTCTGAAAAAGGAAACAGAGGATGTGGCACGACTTCCGCTTAAAAACCTGGAAAATCCACAAGTATACAGCGTAGTAACCAGCGAACTGATGAAAGAGCAGGTAGTTGTTAATTATGCCGATGCTTACAAGAACATACCGGGTACCGGCGTACCGCTTGTGTATAATAATGGCCGTACAAGTATGTTGTCGCGTGGTTTTACCACCGGAAACTTTATCCGCAACAGTGTTGCCGGTTATAATTTCAATGCCATTGATCCTGCCGATATCGAAAAGATCGAAGCTATAAAAGGCCCTACAGGTACTTTGTTTAACAGTAGCCTTGCTTCTTTCGGCGGCTTGTTTAACCGGGTTACCAAGCAGCCTTTTGATAAAGCGCGCACAGAGATCTCTTACAGCACCGGCAGCTTTGACCTGAACAGGCTTACCGCCGATGTAAACGTACCTCTGAAAAGCGATAAAAGTGTACTTTTCCGCGTTAATGCTGCTTTGCATAATGAGCATAGCTTCCAGGATGCTGGTTTTAACCGTGGCTTTTTTGTTGCGCCAAGCCTAACCTATATCGTGAACGACCGCCTGTCTGTTGATATTGATGCCGAGATCGGTAACTCAAACGCAACATCGGCTTACCGCCTTGCACCAGATACTAAAGGGAAAATTCATAATGTAAAAGACCTGGGCTTAGATTACAAACGCTCGTTTATGAACAACAGCATTGATTACCTGAGCAGACAGTTTGACCTTTACGCATTGGTGAACTACAAGATCTCTGATCACTGGAAATCACAAACTGTTTTCAATAAAACGTATTCGACCACCAAAGGCATGGTAACTGCTTTTACCCTTGTTGACAGTACCAAAAAAATTAAGCAACAGGCTACCAAAGAAGACTATCCTTACTATATCGCCAACGTTCAGCAAAACTTCATCGGCGATTTTAAGATCGGGCAGTTCCGCAACCGTATTGTTACCGGTGTTGAATATTATAACCAGAAAAGCAACAATACAAACGTAACGGTAACTATGCCTGCCATCAGTTACCTTGATCCGGGAGCGGCTTACAACAACTTTACAGCCGACAAGATCAATGCACTTGTTCAGGCCGCAGCGCCAAAAACAGGCGACTATGTGCAAAATAATCAAAGCTCTTATGCGGCATACGTATCAGATGTGTTCAACATTACCGAGCGCTTAAATGCAATGGCAAGTATCCGGATAGACCGCTTTGTAAACAAAGGTGCCTACACCCCTGCCGATGGTAAAACCACTGGTAACTTTTCGCAAACGGCATGGTCTCCAAAGTTAGGCTTAGTTTACCAGGTAGTACGCAACCAGGTTTCGCTGTTTGGCAATTATATGAACGGCTTTAACAATGTCACTGCCACCAGCTTTGACAATACGCCTTTTAAACCGCAATACGCTAATCAATGGGAAGGCGGCGTTAAGGTTGATATCTGGGATCATAAGATCAGTTCAACCATCAGCTACTATGATATATCGGTAACCAATACTACTATGGATGATCCGGCACATCCGGGCTTTTCTACCCAGGCTGGTACACAGCTAAGTAAAGGTTTAGAAGCCGAGTTAATAGCTAATCCGTTTACAGGCTTTAACATTGTTGCAGGCTTTGCCTACAACGATAGCAAAATAACCAAGGCGGCACCCGGCGCTAACAGCATATTAGGTTTACGCCCCGCTGCTGCGGGACCGGAACGCCTGGCAAACTTATGGATGAGCTACCGCATTCCAAGTGGCAAGGTACAAGGATTGGGTGCAGGTATTGGCGGCAACTACGGCAGCCAGTCGTACCAGACTAATACAGCCAGCTTTAAGTTTGTTATCCCGTCATATACTACCGTTGATGCTACCGTATTTTACGACAAACCCAAATATCGCATAGGTATAAAGGTTGACAACCTGACCAACGAAAAGTACTGGTCGTTCCGCCTGGCACCTCAAAACCCAACGCGTGGTACACTTAATTTAACCGTAAGATTTTAAAATTAACCCGGCTATGAGCAGACAAAAAACAACTTTAAAAAGCGCCATCAGGCAGATACACCTGATACTTGGCTTAGCCAGTGGTTTGGTTGTTTTTGTAGTAGCCATAGCCGCCGCCATACTCTCTTTTGAAGAAGAAGGCCGTGAGTTATTTCAGCATGATTTTTATCATGTAAAAGAAGTAAGTTACGCACGCCTTCCGTTTAAGCAAATGCAGGACAGCGTAAAGGCGCATTATCCTAAGTTTAAAGTAAGCAGCATCCGTTTTAAAGAGACAAAAGATGCCGCCATTATATTTTACAGCAAAAAGGAAATGGCGGTAAGTGTTGATCCTTATACGTCAAAGATCAACGGAGTACTGAACCTCAAAAAAGACTTTTTTACCGTAGTACTTTCGCTGCATACGCATCTTTTACTAGGCGAAGTTGGCGGTACCATTGTTAAGGTTAACGTGCTGATATTTTTTATCATGTGTGTGAGCGGCTTAGTGCTGTGGTGGCCTAAGCAGAAAAGATTTTTTAAACAAGCCCTTACCATCAACTTTAAAATCAAAAACTGGAAACGCCTTAACTGGGATCTGCATAGCGTGTTAGGTTTTTACGCTATGCTTGTACTGGTATTAGTTTCACTTACCGGGATGTTTTTTGTGTATGATTCAGTTAAAAGCACAGCGGCATTTATTACCGGTAACCGCGCGCCTAAGAAAGAAAAGGTAAAGATAGCCCAGGGTGATAAAAAGACTTTTAACACGGATAAAGCCTATAACTATATGGTTTCAAACTATCCGGGCGCTATAGAAACATTTATAACTCCGGCAGCATCAAAAACCGATGCCATACGCATACAAATGCGCTACCCTTATACCATAGTAAGGCAGCAAAACTCGGTTTACTTTGATCCCTATACCGGCAACATTGTAAGGGCAGATCTTTATAAAAACTATAATGGGTATGATCGTATTGCAGCCAGCAACTACAACCTGCATACGGGTCGCTTTCAGCTGGTTGGCATTGGCGGCAAAGTCATTTACTTTTTGACTGCGCTTATTGCGGCATCATTACCGGTAACCGGCTTTATGATATGGTTAGGCAGAAGAAAGAAAAAGAAACCCTTAAGGCGGCACCCAAAAAGATACGCTAAACCTCTACCTATTTCATAACACATAAGGCGCCTTTGAGCGCCTTATGTGCTTAGTGACTTATTATCTCACAAATACAATTGGGTCATTTTTCTCCAGTTGCGTGGGTTGTGTGCGTAACCATTCCAGGTGTAAAATTCATGCTGAATTCCTTTAGCGTTTAACAACTCACTAAACTCACAATTGTCCTGCTTAAAAGGATCAGTTTCGCCAATGGCAATTAGAATCTGCATTTGCCTGATATGATCTAAATGCCAGCCGTTTTCCATGTTGGCCATAAACTGCCGCGGCATATTAAAGTAGATATCTTCATTATGGAAGCCATCAAATAGATCGCGGAAATATAGCACCGATCGGGTAAGGTCATACCTGCCACTGAGGCATACCAGCCTCTTAAAATAATCCGGATACTTTAAGGCTATGTTTGCTGCATGATATGCACCCAGGCTGCATCCGGCAGACTCAAGATCACCATCCGGGTTTTTAGTACGTATAAATGGCAATACTTCATTAACAATGTAGCGCTCGTATTGCAAATGACGGTTTATCTTTTCTTCAGGGCTCGATTGCTCGTTATAAAAAGTTTCGGCATCTATACTATCCACACAAAACAGTTGCAGTTCACCGTTATTGATGCGATCGGCAATGCCCTCAATTATTCCCCAGTTCTCGTAATCATAAAACCGCCCCATACGCGGAGGGAAAAACAGCACCGCCCTGCCGCCATGGCCAAATATCAACAGTTCCATATCCCTTTCGAGATGTGCACTATACCACCGATGATATTCCCTGTTCATGCCTGGCTATAATTTTGAGAAATATCCCTTTTACATATTAAATACCGGTCAAAAAATAGTTAACTGTGCGCCACCGCTTCCTCTATGGCAGCCTTCCACACTAAATAACCTTTTCGCGTCATGTGCAAACCATCTTCTGCGTAATATTCTTTATTAGGCTGTCCGTCTGCATTCA encodes the following:
- a CDS encoding sulfurtransferase, translated to MSPLIKIQELLLSDPQLTVIVDARGGADAYERYLQGHIQDAVFADLDKDLAAKVQDASQGGRHPLPSTADFAALLTRLGITQQTHVIVYDDKAGANSAARLWWMLKSVGHEVVQVLDGGLQAAIDFGVTLSTDAVTPKQVDAYPVPAAFTGTVDIEDVTKAAHDPSRLVIDVRENARYLGRTEPLDLIAGHIPGAVNVPYASNLEKNNTYRSADALKTAYEEIFGNVKPEDVIVHCGSGVTACHTLLALEQAGIKGAKLYVGSWSEWSRRDLPIGKEERY
- a CDS encoding YceI family protein; translated protein: MKKFSYALLATLITVSTAFAYFAGAWKVKGDDYEVRFVGGNIKGTIKGLKTDIVFDKDHPEQAKLSASIDATTLATGFFIKTNHAKDALGADENPLIKFVSTSVTKSGNGYIATGKLTLRGTTKPAAIHFTFDDKGNDGVFKGELKVIPKDFNITRMGTPDEVMVYLNVPVTKA
- a CDS encoding PepSY-associated TM helix domain-containing protein, encoding MSRQKTTLKSAIRQIHLILGLASGLVVFVVAIAAAILSFEEEGRELFQHDFYHVKEVSYARLPFKQMQDSVKAHYPKFKVSSIRFKETKDAAIIFYSKKEMAVSVDPYTSKINGVLNLKKDFFTVVLSLHTHLLLGEVGGTIVKVNVLIFFIMCVSGLVLWWPKQKRFFKQALTINFKIKNWKRLNWDLHSVLGFYAMLVLVLVSLTGMFFVYDSVKSTAAFITGNRAPKKEKVKIAQGDKKTFNTDKAYNYMVSNYPGAIETFITPAASKTDAIRIQMRYPYTIVRQQNSVYFDPYTGNIVRADLYKNYNGYDRIAASNYNLHTGRFQLVGIGGKVIYFLTALIAASLPVTGFMIWLGRRKKKKPLRRHPKRYAKPLPIS
- a CDS encoding phosphatidylglycerophosphatase A family protein produces the protein MNKLIASWFGVGYIKGGGTIAAAITCVLVYFFWQVTAGQNIWLFLAITIIINAIGIYVGNQVEPFWGKDSYRVVIDEVGGMLVTLLFIHPNTYALIGGFVLFRFFDMVKPLYIRKMENLPAGTGVMMDDILAGVYSNIVLQVLLVIFK
- a CDS encoding TonB-dependent receptor — its product is MFFTVIGLPKPAKTSQKKLNIRLIKLFTFFLTLTFFTSNAFADDDAKGGTIKGTVKTSDGKPAEFVNITIKETNQGAAAGQNGHYTIRNIAPGTYTVTASFVGLQTQTRQVTISQKETITLDFVLTEDRKQLQEVYVQGAKTNKFLKKETEDVARLPLKNLENPQVYSVVTSELMKEQVVVNYADAYKNIPGTGVPLVYNNGRTSMLSRGFTTGNFIRNSVAGYNFNAIDPADIEKIEAIKGPTGTLFNSSLASFGGLFNRVTKQPFDKARTEISYSTGSFDLNRLTADVNVPLKSDKSVLFRVNAALHNEHSFQDAGFNRGFFVAPSLTYIVNDRLSVDIDAEIGNSNATSAYRLAPDTKGKIHNVKDLGLDYKRSFMNNSIDYLSRQFDLYALVNYKISDHWKSQTVFNKTYSTTKGMVTAFTLVDSTKKIKQQATKEDYPYYIANVQQNFIGDFKIGQFRNRIVTGVEYYNQKSNNTNVTVTMPAISYLDPGAAYNNFTADKINALVQAAAPKTGDYVQNNQSSYAAYVSDVFNITERLNAMASIRIDRFVNKGAYTPADGKTTGNFSQTAWSPKLGLVYQVVRNQVSLFGNYMNGFNNVTATSFDNTPFKPQYANQWEGGVKVDIWDHKISSTISYYDISVTNTTMDDPAHPGFSTQAGTQLSKGLEAELIANPFTGFNIVAGFAYNDSKITKAAPGANSILGLRPAAAGPERLANLWMSYRIPSGKVQGLGAGIGGNYGSQSYQTNTASFKFVIPSYTTVDATVFYDKPKYRIGIKVDNLTNEKYWSFRLAPQNPTRGTLNLTVRF
- a CDS encoding esterase family protein codes for the protein MELLIFGHGGRAVLFFPPRMGRFYDYENWGIIEGIADRINNGELQLFCVDSIDAETFYNEQSSPEEKINRHLQYERYIVNEVLPFIRTKNPDGDLESAGCSLGAYHAANIALKYPDYFKRLVCLSGRYDLTRSVLYFRDLFDGFHNEDIYFNMPRQFMANMENGWHLDHIRQMQILIAIGETDPFKQDNCEFSELLNAKGIQHEFYTWNGYAHNPRNWRKMTQLYL
- a CDS encoding DnaJ domain-containing protein → MKDFYYILGTRNNCTANELNEAYYKLAGRFNANDDYFLQSHFQEISEAYEILSDPVKRRRYDAALKRSQKRQLLFFRTRHLNLLTTIALVGFTGLFGFYVLKQINQHKETPVQIIQPITSTATPHKKFKHRKKKHGMAIMPANQKPVQNVISKPAVALQVPVQKAIAAVQNTTPAPTAIKPVIVQAVHKPQPDTTYITHLKSSLAGDVYLHETADYMSAVVATLPAQAKVRVLTKGITFYKVAYNSQTGYLPKWTLTTP